One window of Opisthocomus hoazin isolate bOpiHoa1 chromosome 15, bOpiHoa1.hap1, whole genome shotgun sequence genomic DNA carries:
- the IL4R gene encoding interleukin-4 receptor subunit alpha isoform X3, which translates to MSMMARLPSAAPYALWILFFSYTANEVMAAGRVQEFACFTDYDKELVCDWKVLPRTNCSKEFLLYYRKDFFCVPNSVCVPENGKDSLKCTCTIYPDYFVLGLSYILALQFNGTDMWNYSVTPALVVKPRAPKNLAIEKVENGNFNLSWEESYSPLSMLSGQPVIYEVKYWRKQHPTEVSVKAINYQAKSFEITASSLRKGYDYVAIVRCNYTNYPAYWSEWSEEVEFHYDYRVTAEDILQMAVPVSCILIMAVSVICYFCVTKVKKEWWDQIPNPAKSHLVVKNVKFSVLCYIDEIKFPFHDLKQSHMENQISCKNCLVQHLSSQNFKGKDNIRNVEKSCSCHSKSGEWFPKGSSAVLTPETVLVEESIEICACVTGIEAESQEETSDQITMFEPCESSVSALREHTERNDALASMFMEILADENNMQDNKDPDIITGENKTFEKLESENPLQRNPKESTAQSQQPCDISHTVSLFTKTSQDDYNCSTASKNSEQSEESFESGYRSSSINSASLDASDLLHVVHQSLFPCSSESQHDSDVLIQESPNKPSFGTKKDRISNTAYKSFDTLVSPSMGLCSSAYKRFDTLISPSVEPCDSAYRSYDTLTSPSVEPCGSAYRSCDTLTSPSVEPCGSAYRSCDTLTSPSMEPCGCAYRSCDTLTSQSMADSSLTLCFENGCSSLPLTQFSETPELHCRDQIYQPPSNETCYTNYRSPYTELDFQNTCSERTDFPSFSVHANDSGSAFLPEEEIHKQVTYQNVQKKASIISCPSRPQPSGYQPSDNAVKCNGTYCDSDVISGSPYETLTHLLYNNLRQTPPDTIICEPDQRTGDHVCLIVQGFDCSVVPGLASSENVTQTSDDSLWIINSNELSSDSKDENSGRDKQLLHLLELNSQDFNSRETTVRGTNPNSFNDTGKGMQESSNNRLNTDFHSHTHNHVRKLGNAGENKEVIKHAVGRRCGSAASLPEESLDSIGLNLETKTAEPLELLVSEKLSPPLFVDNSCRDSYTIHSEGSRLAPTVKKRPVALLRENNRKNEKKMELVQVLAQEDNCYMKVQDYRLSKQISPKQRRKTAEQRRGHVTDTSLCSIPSV; encoded by the exons ATGTCAATGATGGCAAGGCTCCCAAGTGCTGCACCGTATGCCCTGTGGATCCTTTTCTTTTCGTATACAGCAAATGAAG TTATGGCTGCAGGACGTGTACAGGAATTTGCATGCTTCACTGACTATGACAAAGAGCTGGTTTGTGACTGGAAGGTGCTTCCACGAACAAATTGCTCCAAAGAATTCCTGCTCTACtacaggaaggattttttttgtgtgcc AAATAGTGTGTGTGTCCCTGAGAATGGAAAAGACAGTTTAAAGTGCACTTGCACAATATATCCGGATTATTTTGTATTAGGCCTCTCGTATATTCTAGCTCTACAGTTCAATGGGACTGATATGTGGAATTACAGTGTTACACCAGCCCTGGTTG tTAAGCCAAGGGCCCCCAAAAATCTTGCCATTGAGAAAGTTGAAAATGGTAATTTCAACCTGAGCTGGGAGGAGAGCTACTCTCCTTTATCCATGCTCTCTGGACAGCCAGTCATCTATGAAGTGAAATACTGGAGGAAGCAGCACCCGACAGAG GTTTCTGTAAAAGCAATTAACTACCAGgcaaaaagctttgaaattaCTGCAAGCTCCTTGAGGAAAGGCTATGATTACGTTGCAATTGTAAGGTGTAACTATACAAACTACCCAGCCTACTGGAGTGAATGGAGTGAAGAAGTTGAATTTCACTATG ATTATCGAGTAACAGCTGAAGACATTCTGCAGATGGCTGTTCCTGTATCCTGCATACTGATCATGGCAGTATCTGTAATTTGTTACTTCTGTGTTACCAA AGTGAAGAAAGAATGGTGGGATCAAATCCCAAATCCAGCAAAGAGCCATTTGGTTGTAAAAAATGTTAAG TTTTCAGTTTTGTGCTACATTGATGAAATCAAGTTCCCTTTCCATGACTTAAAGCAGAGTCATATGGAAAACCAAAT AAGTTGTAAGAATTGTCTGGTTCAACATTTGTCAAGCCAAAACTTCAAGGGAAAAGATAACATCAGAAATGTTGAGAAATCTTGCAGTTGTCACAGCAAGTCTGGAGAGTGGTTtccaaaaggcagcagtgcagttTTAACCCCTGAGACAGTTCTGGTTGAAGAGTCTATAGAAATCTGTGCATGTGTAACAGGCATTGAGGCTGAGAGCCAGGAAGAGACTAGTGACCAGATCACCATGTTTGAGCCTTGTGAAAGCAGTGTCAGTGCTCTCAGAGAGCACACTGAACGTAATGATGCACTAGCTAGCATGTTTATGGAGATCCTGGCAGATGAAAACAACATGCAAGATAATAAAGACCCAGACATCATCACAGGTGAGAATAAAACCTTTGAGAAACTTGAATCGGAAAATCCATTACAGCGAAATCCAAAAGAAAGCACAGCCCAGAGTCAGCAGCCATGTGATATTTCTCATACAGTCTCCCTTTTCACCAAAACCTCTCAAGATGACTACAATTGTAGTACAGCCAGCAAGAACTCAGAACAATCAGAAGAATCCTTTGAATCTGGCTATCGGAGCTCCAGCAtaaattctgcttctctggatgCAAGCGATCTTCTACATGTGGTTCATCAAAGCCTTTTTCCATGCAGTTCTGAAAGTCAGCATGACTCAGATGTCCTGATCCAGGAATCTCCAAATAAACCATCCTTTGGGACCAAAAAAGACAGAATAAGCAACACTGCATACAAGAGTTTTGATACCCTAGTGTCTCCCTCCATGGGACTGTGTAGCTCTGCGTATAAGAGGTTTGACACACTTATCTCTCCATCCGTGGAACCCTGTGATTCTGCCTACAGGAGCTATGACACCCTTACGTCTCCATCCGTGGAGCCCTGTGGATCTGCCTACAGGAGCTGTGACACCCTTACGTCTCCATCCGTGGAGCCCTGTGGATCTGCCTACAGGAGCTGTGACACCCTTACGTCTCCATCCATGGAGCCCTGTGGATGTGCCTACAGGAGCTGTGACACCCTTACATCTCAGTCTATGGCTGACAGTAGCCTGACTCTGTGTTTTGAAAATGGGTGCTCATCACTACCTTTGACACAGTTTTCAGAAACACCAGAACTTCATTGCAGAGATCAAATTTATCAACCCCCTTCCAATGAGACATGTTATACCAACTACAGATCTCCCTACACTGAACTTGATTTTCAGAACACCTGTTCTGAACGTACTGATTTTCCATCTTTCTCCGTGCATGCAAATGACAGTGGTTCAGCTTTCCTAccagaggaagaaatacataaGCAAGTAACGTACCAAAATGTTCAAAAGAAAGCCAGTATAATTTCTTGCCCCAGTCGACCTCAGCCATCTGGTTATCAACCTTCTGATAATGCAGTTAAATGTAATGGTACATACTGTGACAGTGATGTTATCTCTGGGTCACCATATGAAACCTTAACTCATCTTTTGTACAACAACCTGAGACAAACACCTCCAGATACCATAATCTGTGAACCTGACCAGAGGACGGGTGACCATGTATGTTTGATTGTACAGGGTTTTGACTGCAGCGTTGTCCCGGGTTTAGCCTCTAGTGAGAATGTCACACAGACCAGTGATGACAGCCTTTGGATCATCAACTCTAATGAGCTGTCTAGTGATAGCAAAGATGAAAATAGTGGCAGAGACAAACAGCTGTTGCATTTGTTAGAGCTGAACTCTCAAGATTTTAACAGCAGAGAAACAACTGTAAGGGGGACAAATCCTAACAGCTTTAACGATACTGGTAAAGGAATGCAAGAGAGCAGCAATAACAGACTAAATACTGACTTTCACAGCCACACGCACAACCATGTGAGGAAACTTGGAAATGCAGGGGAAAATAAAGAGGTGATAAAGCATGCGGTAGGCAGGAGGTGTGGCTCAGCAGCTAGCTTACCAGAAGAATCACTGGACAGCATTGGGCTAAACTTAGAAACAAAAACTGCAGAGCCCCTGGAGCTCCTGGTCTCGGAGAAGTTGTCACCTCCTCTTTTTGTGGATAACTCCTGTCGTGATTCTTACACCATTCACAGCGAGGGTTCCAGACTGGCACCCACAGTTAAAAAAAGACCAGTAGCACTACTGAGGGAAAATAAcaggaagaatgagaaaaaaatggaactCGTACAAGTGCTTGCCCAGGAGGACAACTGCTACATGAAG GTGCAGGACTATCGTCTCTCAAAGCAGATTTctccaaagcagaggagaaaaacagcCGAGCAAAGAAGAGGGCACGTTACAG ATACAAGCCTCTGTTCAATCCCCTCCGTGTGA
- the IL4R gene encoding interleukin-4 receptor subunit alpha isoform X2, translated as MSMMARLPSAAPYALWILFFSYTANEVMAAGRVQEFACFTDYDKELVCDWKVLPRTNCSKEFLLYYRKDFFCVPNSVCVPENGKDSLKCTCTIYPDYFVLGLSYILALQFNGTDMWNYSVTPALVVKPRAPKNLAIEKVENGNFNLSWEESYSPLSMLSGQPVIYEVKYWRKQHPTEVSVKAINYQAKSFEITASSLRKGYDYVAIVRCNYTNYPAYWSEWSEEVEFHYDYRVTAEDILQMAVPVSCILIMAVSVICYFCVTKVKKEWWDQIPNPAKSHLVVKNVKFSVLCYIDEIKFPFHDLKQSHMENQISCKNCLVQHLSSQNFKGKDNIRNVEKSCSCHSKSGEWFPKGSSAVLTPETVLVEESIEICACVTGIEAESQEETSDQITMFEPCESSVSALREHTERNDALASMFMEILADENNMQDNKDPDIITGENKTFEKLESENPLQRNPKESTAQSQQPCDISHTVSLFTKTSQDDYNCSTASKNSEQSEESFESGYRSSSINSASLDASDLLHVVHQSLFPCSSESQHDSDVLIQESPNKPSFGTKKDRISNTAYKSFDTLVSPSMGLCSSAYKRFDTLISPSVEPCDSAYRSYDTLTSPSVEPCGSAYRSCDTLTSPSVEPCGSAYRSCDTLTSPSMEPCGCAYRSCDTLTSQSMADSSLTLCFENGCSSLPLTQFSETPELHCRDQIYQPPSNETCYTNYRSPYTELDFQNTCSERTDFPSFSVHANDSGSAFLPEEEIHKQVTYQNVQKKASIISCPSRPQPSGYQPSDNAVKCNGTYCDSDVISGSPYETLTHLLYNNLRQTPPDTIICEPDQRTGDHVCLIVQGFDCSVVPGLASSENVTQTSDDSLWIINSNELSSDSKDENSGRDKQLLHLLELNSQDFNSRETTVRGTNPNSFNDTGKGMQESSNNRLNTDFHSHTHNHVRKLGNAGENKEVIKHAVGRRCGSAASLPEESLDSIGLNLETKTAEPLELLVSEKLSPPLFVDNSCRDSYTIHSEGSRLAPTVKKRPVALLRENNRKNEKKMELVQVLAQEDNCYMKIQASVQSPPCEQDVRSHSSVKVSPFLLAGAKAMCSYYSLHAEQVQT; from the exons ATGTCAATGATGGCAAGGCTCCCAAGTGCTGCACCGTATGCCCTGTGGATCCTTTTCTTTTCGTATACAGCAAATGAAG TTATGGCTGCAGGACGTGTACAGGAATTTGCATGCTTCACTGACTATGACAAAGAGCTGGTTTGTGACTGGAAGGTGCTTCCACGAACAAATTGCTCCAAAGAATTCCTGCTCTACtacaggaaggattttttttgtgtgcc AAATAGTGTGTGTGTCCCTGAGAATGGAAAAGACAGTTTAAAGTGCACTTGCACAATATATCCGGATTATTTTGTATTAGGCCTCTCGTATATTCTAGCTCTACAGTTCAATGGGACTGATATGTGGAATTACAGTGTTACACCAGCCCTGGTTG tTAAGCCAAGGGCCCCCAAAAATCTTGCCATTGAGAAAGTTGAAAATGGTAATTTCAACCTGAGCTGGGAGGAGAGCTACTCTCCTTTATCCATGCTCTCTGGACAGCCAGTCATCTATGAAGTGAAATACTGGAGGAAGCAGCACCCGACAGAG GTTTCTGTAAAAGCAATTAACTACCAGgcaaaaagctttgaaattaCTGCAAGCTCCTTGAGGAAAGGCTATGATTACGTTGCAATTGTAAGGTGTAACTATACAAACTACCCAGCCTACTGGAGTGAATGGAGTGAAGAAGTTGAATTTCACTATG ATTATCGAGTAACAGCTGAAGACATTCTGCAGATGGCTGTTCCTGTATCCTGCATACTGATCATGGCAGTATCTGTAATTTGTTACTTCTGTGTTACCAA AGTGAAGAAAGAATGGTGGGATCAAATCCCAAATCCAGCAAAGAGCCATTTGGTTGTAAAAAATGTTAAG TTTTCAGTTTTGTGCTACATTGATGAAATCAAGTTCCCTTTCCATGACTTAAAGCAGAGTCATATGGAAAACCAAAT AAGTTGTAAGAATTGTCTGGTTCAACATTTGTCAAGCCAAAACTTCAAGGGAAAAGATAACATCAGAAATGTTGAGAAATCTTGCAGTTGTCACAGCAAGTCTGGAGAGTGGTTtccaaaaggcagcagtgcagttTTAACCCCTGAGACAGTTCTGGTTGAAGAGTCTATAGAAATCTGTGCATGTGTAACAGGCATTGAGGCTGAGAGCCAGGAAGAGACTAGTGACCAGATCACCATGTTTGAGCCTTGTGAAAGCAGTGTCAGTGCTCTCAGAGAGCACACTGAACGTAATGATGCACTAGCTAGCATGTTTATGGAGATCCTGGCAGATGAAAACAACATGCAAGATAATAAAGACCCAGACATCATCACAGGTGAGAATAAAACCTTTGAGAAACTTGAATCGGAAAATCCATTACAGCGAAATCCAAAAGAAAGCACAGCCCAGAGTCAGCAGCCATGTGATATTTCTCATACAGTCTCCCTTTTCACCAAAACCTCTCAAGATGACTACAATTGTAGTACAGCCAGCAAGAACTCAGAACAATCAGAAGAATCCTTTGAATCTGGCTATCGGAGCTCCAGCAtaaattctgcttctctggatgCAAGCGATCTTCTACATGTGGTTCATCAAAGCCTTTTTCCATGCAGTTCTGAAAGTCAGCATGACTCAGATGTCCTGATCCAGGAATCTCCAAATAAACCATCCTTTGGGACCAAAAAAGACAGAATAAGCAACACTGCATACAAGAGTTTTGATACCCTAGTGTCTCCCTCCATGGGACTGTGTAGCTCTGCGTATAAGAGGTTTGACACACTTATCTCTCCATCCGTGGAACCCTGTGATTCTGCCTACAGGAGCTATGACACCCTTACGTCTCCATCCGTGGAGCCCTGTGGATCTGCCTACAGGAGCTGTGACACCCTTACGTCTCCATCCGTGGAGCCCTGTGGATCTGCCTACAGGAGCTGTGACACCCTTACGTCTCCATCCATGGAGCCCTGTGGATGTGCCTACAGGAGCTGTGACACCCTTACATCTCAGTCTATGGCTGACAGTAGCCTGACTCTGTGTTTTGAAAATGGGTGCTCATCACTACCTTTGACACAGTTTTCAGAAACACCAGAACTTCATTGCAGAGATCAAATTTATCAACCCCCTTCCAATGAGACATGTTATACCAACTACAGATCTCCCTACACTGAACTTGATTTTCAGAACACCTGTTCTGAACGTACTGATTTTCCATCTTTCTCCGTGCATGCAAATGACAGTGGTTCAGCTTTCCTAccagaggaagaaatacataaGCAAGTAACGTACCAAAATGTTCAAAAGAAAGCCAGTATAATTTCTTGCCCCAGTCGACCTCAGCCATCTGGTTATCAACCTTCTGATAATGCAGTTAAATGTAATGGTACATACTGTGACAGTGATGTTATCTCTGGGTCACCATATGAAACCTTAACTCATCTTTTGTACAACAACCTGAGACAAACACCTCCAGATACCATAATCTGTGAACCTGACCAGAGGACGGGTGACCATGTATGTTTGATTGTACAGGGTTTTGACTGCAGCGTTGTCCCGGGTTTAGCCTCTAGTGAGAATGTCACACAGACCAGTGATGACAGCCTTTGGATCATCAACTCTAATGAGCTGTCTAGTGATAGCAAAGATGAAAATAGTGGCAGAGACAAACAGCTGTTGCATTTGTTAGAGCTGAACTCTCAAGATTTTAACAGCAGAGAAACAACTGTAAGGGGGACAAATCCTAACAGCTTTAACGATACTGGTAAAGGAATGCAAGAGAGCAGCAATAACAGACTAAATACTGACTTTCACAGCCACACGCACAACCATGTGAGGAAACTTGGAAATGCAGGGGAAAATAAAGAGGTGATAAAGCATGCGGTAGGCAGGAGGTGTGGCTCAGCAGCTAGCTTACCAGAAGAATCACTGGACAGCATTGGGCTAAACTTAGAAACAAAAACTGCAGAGCCCCTGGAGCTCCTGGTCTCGGAGAAGTTGTCACCTCCTCTTTTTGTGGATAACTCCTGTCGTGATTCTTACACCATTCACAGCGAGGGTTCCAGACTGGCACCCACAGTTAAAAAAAGACCAGTAGCACTACTGAGGGAAAATAAcaggaagaatgagaaaaaaatggaactCGTACAAGTGCTTGCCCAGGAGGACAACTGCTACATGAAG ATACAAGCCTCTGTTCAATCCCCTCCGTGTGAGCAAGACGTACGTAGTCACAGCTCTGTGAAGGTAAGCCCTTTTCTTCTGGCAGGAGCCAAAGCGATGTGCTCCTACTACAGTCTTCATGCAGAACAGGTTCAGACTTGA
- the IL4R gene encoding interleukin-4 receptor subunit alpha isoform X1: MSMMARLPSAAPYALWILFFSYTANEVMAAGRVQEFACFTDYDKELVCDWKVLPRTNCSKEFLLYYRKDFFCVPNSVCVPENGKDSLKCTCTIYPDYFVLGLSYILALQFNGTDMWNYSVTPALVVKPRAPKNLAIEKVENGNFNLSWEESYSPLSMLSGQPVIYEVKYWRKQHPTEVSVKAINYQAKSFEITASSLRKGYDYVAIVRCNYTNYPAYWSEWSEEVEFHYDYRVTAEDILQMAVPVSCILIMAVSVICYFCVTKVKKEWWDQIPNPAKSHLVVKNVKFSVLCYIDEIKFPFHDLKQSHMENQISCKNCLVQHLSSQNFKGKDNIRNVEKSCSCHSKSGEWFPKGSSAVLTPETVLVEESIEICACVTGIEAESQEETSDQITMFEPCESSVSALREHTERNDALASMFMEILADENNMQDNKDPDIITGENKTFEKLESENPLQRNPKESTAQSQQPCDISHTVSLFTKTSQDDYNCSTASKNSEQSEESFESGYRSSSINSASLDASDLLHVVHQSLFPCSSESQHDSDVLIQESPNKPSFGTKKDRISNTAYKSFDTLVSPSMGLCSSAYKRFDTLISPSVEPCDSAYRSYDTLTSPSVEPCGSAYRSCDTLTSPSVEPCGSAYRSCDTLTSPSMEPCGCAYRSCDTLTSQSMADSSLTLCFENGCSSLPLTQFSETPELHCRDQIYQPPSNETCYTNYRSPYTELDFQNTCSERTDFPSFSVHANDSGSAFLPEEEIHKQVTYQNVQKKASIISCPSRPQPSGYQPSDNAVKCNGTYCDSDVISGSPYETLTHLLYNNLRQTPPDTIICEPDQRTGDHVCLIVQGFDCSVVPGLASSENVTQTSDDSLWIINSNELSSDSKDENSGRDKQLLHLLELNSQDFNSRETTVRGTNPNSFNDTGKGMQESSNNRLNTDFHSHTHNHVRKLGNAGENKEVIKHAVGRRCGSAASLPEESLDSIGLNLETKTAEPLELLVSEKLSPPLFVDNSCRDSYTIHSEGSRLAPTVKKRPVALLRENNRKNEKKMELVQVLAQEDNCYMKVQDYRLSKQISPKQRRKTAEQRRGHVTGTSLTHLKLTKLLYLGVFSQST, encoded by the exons ATGTCAATGATGGCAAGGCTCCCAAGTGCTGCACCGTATGCCCTGTGGATCCTTTTCTTTTCGTATACAGCAAATGAAG TTATGGCTGCAGGACGTGTACAGGAATTTGCATGCTTCACTGACTATGACAAAGAGCTGGTTTGTGACTGGAAGGTGCTTCCACGAACAAATTGCTCCAAAGAATTCCTGCTCTACtacaggaaggattttttttgtgtgcc AAATAGTGTGTGTGTCCCTGAGAATGGAAAAGACAGTTTAAAGTGCACTTGCACAATATATCCGGATTATTTTGTATTAGGCCTCTCGTATATTCTAGCTCTACAGTTCAATGGGACTGATATGTGGAATTACAGTGTTACACCAGCCCTGGTTG tTAAGCCAAGGGCCCCCAAAAATCTTGCCATTGAGAAAGTTGAAAATGGTAATTTCAACCTGAGCTGGGAGGAGAGCTACTCTCCTTTATCCATGCTCTCTGGACAGCCAGTCATCTATGAAGTGAAATACTGGAGGAAGCAGCACCCGACAGAG GTTTCTGTAAAAGCAATTAACTACCAGgcaaaaagctttgaaattaCTGCAAGCTCCTTGAGGAAAGGCTATGATTACGTTGCAATTGTAAGGTGTAACTATACAAACTACCCAGCCTACTGGAGTGAATGGAGTGAAGAAGTTGAATTTCACTATG ATTATCGAGTAACAGCTGAAGACATTCTGCAGATGGCTGTTCCTGTATCCTGCATACTGATCATGGCAGTATCTGTAATTTGTTACTTCTGTGTTACCAA AGTGAAGAAAGAATGGTGGGATCAAATCCCAAATCCAGCAAAGAGCCATTTGGTTGTAAAAAATGTTAAG TTTTCAGTTTTGTGCTACATTGATGAAATCAAGTTCCCTTTCCATGACTTAAAGCAGAGTCATATGGAAAACCAAAT AAGTTGTAAGAATTGTCTGGTTCAACATTTGTCAAGCCAAAACTTCAAGGGAAAAGATAACATCAGAAATGTTGAGAAATCTTGCAGTTGTCACAGCAAGTCTGGAGAGTGGTTtccaaaaggcagcagtgcagttTTAACCCCTGAGACAGTTCTGGTTGAAGAGTCTATAGAAATCTGTGCATGTGTAACAGGCATTGAGGCTGAGAGCCAGGAAGAGACTAGTGACCAGATCACCATGTTTGAGCCTTGTGAAAGCAGTGTCAGTGCTCTCAGAGAGCACACTGAACGTAATGATGCACTAGCTAGCATGTTTATGGAGATCCTGGCAGATGAAAACAACATGCAAGATAATAAAGACCCAGACATCATCACAGGTGAGAATAAAACCTTTGAGAAACTTGAATCGGAAAATCCATTACAGCGAAATCCAAAAGAAAGCACAGCCCAGAGTCAGCAGCCATGTGATATTTCTCATACAGTCTCCCTTTTCACCAAAACCTCTCAAGATGACTACAATTGTAGTACAGCCAGCAAGAACTCAGAACAATCAGAAGAATCCTTTGAATCTGGCTATCGGAGCTCCAGCAtaaattctgcttctctggatgCAAGCGATCTTCTACATGTGGTTCATCAAAGCCTTTTTCCATGCAGTTCTGAAAGTCAGCATGACTCAGATGTCCTGATCCAGGAATCTCCAAATAAACCATCCTTTGGGACCAAAAAAGACAGAATAAGCAACACTGCATACAAGAGTTTTGATACCCTAGTGTCTCCCTCCATGGGACTGTGTAGCTCTGCGTATAAGAGGTTTGACACACTTATCTCTCCATCCGTGGAACCCTGTGATTCTGCCTACAGGAGCTATGACACCCTTACGTCTCCATCCGTGGAGCCCTGTGGATCTGCCTACAGGAGCTGTGACACCCTTACGTCTCCATCCGTGGAGCCCTGTGGATCTGCCTACAGGAGCTGTGACACCCTTACGTCTCCATCCATGGAGCCCTGTGGATGTGCCTACAGGAGCTGTGACACCCTTACATCTCAGTCTATGGCTGACAGTAGCCTGACTCTGTGTTTTGAAAATGGGTGCTCATCACTACCTTTGACACAGTTTTCAGAAACACCAGAACTTCATTGCAGAGATCAAATTTATCAACCCCCTTCCAATGAGACATGTTATACCAACTACAGATCTCCCTACACTGAACTTGATTTTCAGAACACCTGTTCTGAACGTACTGATTTTCCATCTTTCTCCGTGCATGCAAATGACAGTGGTTCAGCTTTCCTAccagaggaagaaatacataaGCAAGTAACGTACCAAAATGTTCAAAAGAAAGCCAGTATAATTTCTTGCCCCAGTCGACCTCAGCCATCTGGTTATCAACCTTCTGATAATGCAGTTAAATGTAATGGTACATACTGTGACAGTGATGTTATCTCTGGGTCACCATATGAAACCTTAACTCATCTTTTGTACAACAACCTGAGACAAACACCTCCAGATACCATAATCTGTGAACCTGACCAGAGGACGGGTGACCATGTATGTTTGATTGTACAGGGTTTTGACTGCAGCGTTGTCCCGGGTTTAGCCTCTAGTGAGAATGTCACACAGACCAGTGATGACAGCCTTTGGATCATCAACTCTAATGAGCTGTCTAGTGATAGCAAAGATGAAAATAGTGGCAGAGACAAACAGCTGTTGCATTTGTTAGAGCTGAACTCTCAAGATTTTAACAGCAGAGAAACAACTGTAAGGGGGACAAATCCTAACAGCTTTAACGATACTGGTAAAGGAATGCAAGAGAGCAGCAATAACAGACTAAATACTGACTTTCACAGCCACACGCACAACCATGTGAGGAAACTTGGAAATGCAGGGGAAAATAAAGAGGTGATAAAGCATGCGGTAGGCAGGAGGTGTGGCTCAGCAGCTAGCTTACCAGAAGAATCACTGGACAGCATTGGGCTAAACTTAGAAACAAAAACTGCAGAGCCCCTGGAGCTCCTGGTCTCGGAGAAGTTGTCACCTCCTCTTTTTGTGGATAACTCCTGTCGTGATTCTTACACCATTCACAGCGAGGGTTCCAGACTGGCACCCACAGTTAAAAAAAGACCAGTAGCACTACTGAGGGAAAATAAcaggaagaatgagaaaaaaatggaactCGTACAAGTGCTTGCCCAGGAGGACAACTGCTACATGAAG GTGCAGGACTATCGTCTCTCAAAGCAGATTTctccaaagcagaggagaaaaacagcCGAGCAAAGAAGAGGGCACGTTACAGGTACCTCACTAACACACTTAAAGCTTACTAAATTGCTGTATCTTGGTGTGTTTTCCCAGAGTACCTAA